In Dehalococcoidia bacterium, the following proteins share a genomic window:
- a CDS encoding polysaccharide biosynthesis tyrosine autokinase has translation MNLSRSRHKNREENLYAFTQPKSPVAESFRALRTNITFAALERPCRTLLVASVGPGDGKSTVTANLGVVTAQAGSRVLIIDCDLRKPVLHRYFEVDNHHGLTNLLAQDLELPDVVCSTGVENLWVLTSGPVPPNPSELLGSQKMKSLLGEIAGQYDRVLIEAPPVVAVTDAAVLAPVVDGVVLVVKSGSTRIDMARDAKAQLEKASARIIGVILNEVKMNGEDSRYYYYYEGKDRSSKEVIL, from the coding sequence ATGAATTTATCCAGAAGCAGGCACAAAAACAGAGAGGAAAATCTCTATGCCTTTACCCAGCCGAAGTCGCCGGTTGCCGAATCTTTCCGGGCGCTGCGCACCAACATCACTTTTGCCGCTCTGGAGCGGCCCTGTCGGACGTTGCTGGTAGCCAGCGTCGGCCCCGGGGACGGCAAGTCTACCGTGACGGCTAACCTGGGCGTGGTTACGGCCCAGGCCGGCAGTCGCGTCCTCATTATAGACTGTGACTTGAGGAAACCGGTTCTGCACAGATACTTTGAAGTGGATAACCACCACGGTCTTACCAATTTGCTGGCCCAGGATCTGGAGTTGCCGGATGTTGTTTGCTCCACCGGTGTGGAGAACCTGTGGGTTTTGACCAGCGGCCCTGTCCCGCCCAATCCGTCTGAACTGCTCGGCTCGCAAAAAATGAAGTCTCTTTTGGGGGAAATTGCCGGGCAGTACGACAGGGTGCTGATCGAAGCGCCGCCGGTTGTTGCTGTCACCGACGCAGCCGTGCTGGCTCCGGTGGTGGATGGCGTGGTGCTGGTGGTAAAGTCCGGCAGTACCCGGATAGATATGGCCAGGGACGCCAAAGCCCAACTGGAAAAAGCCAGCGCCCGCATTATCGGCGTAATACTGAACGAGGTAAAGATGAACGGCGAGGACTCCCGCTATTACTATTATTATGAAGGGAAGGACAGGTCTTCAAAAGAGGTTATACTTTGA
- a CDS encoding lipopolysaccharide biosynthesis protein, protein MNKQTPEVTEEQVIDLRSYLKILHKRRLLIILVTLLFLLTGGILSFFVLPPGYEAGTLLLVTQAADKQQVVNQGNDTGSVVNTVSRIPVLTMNTYVGQIKSEALLQRVIDKLQLGERGYTARTLAGQIRAATAKDSNLIEVIVSGSDPNLAADVANTLSSEFLELISEKNREQMERSVKFMQDQQAITEKDLSKAVEELRKFNSEPRGIAYLEQEFTARSQDLNRYQTELGQGRVEMQQMLAAKASLEESLAATQKTITTQKYDQLQGKVVRSEEINPAYTALTEKLNEKKMALAEKEAQMAAAQEVAAGLKNQVDQIQAELASKRAGQERLQAEVKRLEGTRNLLADKTTQTQIARSIDLGNTSLVVVSPAMAPVEPVRPKKKLNMAMAFVLGLMASVMLAFVLEYLDNTIKTPEDVARHLELPVLGTIPAAKQF, encoded by the coding sequence GTGAACAAACAAACCCCGGAAGTAACGGAAGAACAGGTCATCGACCTGCGCTCCTATCTCAAAATTCTGCACAAACGGCGCTTGCTGATTATCCTGGTAACGCTGCTTTTTCTCCTGACCGGCGGTATTTTGAGCTTTTTCGTCCTGCCTCCGGGCTACGAAGCCGGTACTCTCCTGCTGGTCACTCAGGCGGCGGACAAGCAACAGGTGGTTAACCAGGGTAACGATACGGGTTCGGTAGTTAACACCGTATCCCGTATTCCTGTCCTGACCATGAATACCTATGTAGGGCAGATCAAGAGCGAAGCTCTGCTGCAGCGGGTTATCGACAAATTGCAGCTTGGTGAGCGGGGCTATACCGCCCGCACCCTGGCCGGTCAGATCAGGGCTGCAACGGCTAAGGACAGCAACCTGATCGAGGTGATAGTAAGCGGTAGCGATCCCAACCTGGCTGCAGATGTTGCCAATACCTTGAGCAGTGAGTTCCTGGAGTTGATCTCGGAAAAAAACAGGGAACAGATGGAGCGGTCCGTCAAGTTCATGCAGGACCAGCAAGCAATTACTGAAAAAGATTTAAGTAAAGCGGTTGAAGAACTGAGAAAATTCAACTCTGAACCGCGGGGTATTGCCTACCTGGAGCAGGAGTTCACCGCCCGTTCCCAGGATCTGAACAGGTACCAGACAGAGTTGGGCCAGGGGCGGGTGGAGATGCAGCAGATGTTGGCGGCGAAGGCCAGTCTGGAAGAAAGCCTGGCTGCTACTCAGAAAACCATCACTACGCAGAAGTATGACCAGCTTCAGGGCAAGGTAGTGCGGAGTGAGGAAATTAATCCGGCTTATACCGCCCTGACTGAAAAGCTTAACGAGAAGAAGATGGCTCTGGCCGAAAAGGAGGCCCAGATGGCAGCGGCGCAAGAAGTGGCGGCCGGCTTGAAAAACCAGGTGGATCAGATTCAGGCCGAGCTGGCCTCCAAGAGAGCCGGACAGGAGCGTCTCCAGGCCGAAGTGAAGCGCCTGGAAGGCACCCGTAATCTCCTGGCGGATAAGACTACCCAGACTCAGATTGCCCGTTCTATTGATCTGGGCAACACCAGCCTGGTGGTGGTTTCTCCGGCAATGGCGCCGGTTGAGCCGGTGAGGCCCAAGAAAAAGCTGAATATGGCCATGGCTTTTGTCCTGGGATTAATGGCTTCGGTAATGCTGGCCTTTGTCCTGGAGTACCTGGATAACACTATCAAGACTCCCGAAGATGTAGCCCGGCACCTGGAGTTACCTGTTCTGGGGACTATACCGGCCGCGAAGCAATTTTAA